A section of the Oryza sativa Japonica Group chromosome 1, ASM3414082v1 genome encodes:
- the LOC4326563 gene encoding protein MIZU-KUSSEI 1 has protein sequence MRTIMARSPHESSFSFSRRHFKWPVLGKSSSHGASNAGEDDFIKAEDDEEATMAFSSTCPSFHSEDFVSPPPCKPLKQQQQQQPQQQRRKGRTAVSRLRTALAAALAGRHRQVGLGARLTGTLYGHRRGHVHLAFQVDPRACPALLLELAAPTASLVREMASGLVRIALECERAKGGGACAFPTAAAAPSSSSSSSSSSSAGGRKLVEETVWRAYCNGRSCGYAVRRECGAADWRVLRALEPVSMGAGVIPAACGGGEGDVMYMRARFERVVGSRDSEAFYMMNPDCGGSGSNNNGGPELSVYLLRV, from the coding sequence ATGAGGACCATCATGGCGAGGAGCCCTCACGAGtcatccttctccttctccaggaGGCACTTCAAGTGGCCAGTTCTTGGCAAGAGCAGCAGCCATGGCGCCAGCAATGCAGGGGAGGACGACTTCATCAAGgcagaggacgacgaggaggccacCATGGCCTTCTCCTCCACCTGCCCGTCGTTCCACTCCGAGGACTTCGTGTCCCCTCCGCCCTGCAAGCCgctcaagcagcagcagcagcagcagccgcagcagcagcgcaGGAAGGGACGCACGGCCGTGTCCCGCCTGCGCACGGCGCTGGCCGCGGCCCTCGCCGGCCGGCACCGCCAGGTCGGGCTCGGCGCCCGGCTCACCGGCACGCTCTACGGGCACCGCCGCGGCCACGTCCACCTCGCGTTCCAGGTGGACCCGCGCGCGTGCCCCGCGCTGCTCCTGGAGCTGGCCGCGCCCACGGCGTCGCTGGTGCGCGAGATGGCCTCGGGCCTCGTGCGCATCGCGCTCGAGTGCGAGCGCGCcaagggcggcggcgcctgcgcgttccccaccgccgccgcggccccctcctcctcctcctcctcctcctcctcctccagcgccgGCGGCAGGAAGCTGGTGGAGGAGACGGTGTGGCGCGCGTACTGCAACGGCAGGAGCTGCGGGTACGCGGTGCGGCGCGAGTGCGGCGCCGCGGACTGGCGCGTGCTGCGCGCGCTGGAGCCCGTGTCCATGGGCGCGGGTGTCAtaccggcggcgtgcggcggcggggagggcgacGTCATGTACATGCGCGCGCGGTTCGAGCGCGTCGTTGGCTCCCGCGACTCCGAGGCGTTCTACATGATGAACCCGgactgcggcggcagcggcagcaacaACAATGGCGGCCCGGAGCTCAGCGTCTACCTCCTTAGAGTTTGA